A genomic stretch from Desulfosoma sp. includes:
- the acsC gene encoding acetyl-CoA decarbonylase/synthase complex subunit gamma, which translates to MGLTGIEIFKLLPKTNCGDCGVPTCLAFAMNLAAGKAELDACPHVSEAAKEKLAADSAPPVRPLSVGTGEYTVKVGGETVLFRHEKTFVNPPGLATLVTTAEDAASVDGKMARFKACQFERVGLNLRPEMFAVKDANGDAGAFVALAKKIAEGTGAALILISDKPDVLKAAAAELKDKKPLLYAATSDTADALGAVAKETGCPLAVKGDGSLESVVAVTEKLAAMGLKDIVIDTGTRDLKKAFEEQIQIRRQAIKSRFRPLGYPTIIFANEMADDLLNEAVVAATFIAKYAAFIVMSDVKPEVHFPLLLERLNIYTDPQRPMTAEQGIYPINNPDENSPVLVTCNFSLTYFIVSGEIESSRVPSWLLVQDTEGLSVMTAWAAGKFNGETVGTFVRKCGIMDKVRHKSIVIPGYAAAISGELEEEIPGWNVVVGPREASHITKFLKEFKPQ; encoded by the coding sequence ATGGGCCTGACAGGAATTGAAATCTTCAAGCTTCTTCCCAAAACCAACTGTGGGGACTGCGGTGTACCCACATGCTTGGCCTTTGCCATGAACCTGGCGGCGGGTAAGGCCGAGTTGGATGCATGCCCCCATGTTTCTGAAGCGGCAAAAGAAAAACTGGCTGCCGATTCCGCGCCCCCGGTGCGGCCCCTGTCCGTGGGTACCGGCGAATACACCGTCAAGGTGGGCGGCGAAACGGTGCTCTTTCGTCATGAAAAGACTTTCGTCAATCCTCCGGGGCTGGCCACCCTGGTGACAACGGCGGAAGATGCAGCGTCCGTGGACGGCAAGATGGCCCGATTCAAAGCGTGCCAGTTTGAACGCGTAGGATTGAATCTGCGGCCTGAGATGTTTGCCGTGAAAGATGCCAACGGAGATGCGGGGGCTTTTGTCGCGCTTGCCAAGAAGATCGCCGAAGGCACCGGTGCCGCTCTGATCTTGATCTCGGATAAGCCGGATGTTTTGAAGGCTGCCGCGGCTGAGCTCAAGGATAAAAAGCCGCTCCTTTACGCAGCGACCTCGGATACCGCCGATGCTCTGGGCGCTGTGGCCAAAGAAACGGGATGTCCCTTGGCGGTCAAAGGCGACGGCTCCCTGGAAAGCGTCGTTGCAGTGACCGAAAAACTGGCGGCCATGGGCCTCAAAGACATCGTGATCGATACGGGGACCCGGGATCTCAAAAAGGCCTTTGAAGAGCAAATCCAGATTCGCCGCCAGGCCATCAAGAGCCGTTTTCGACCTCTGGGATACCCAACCATTATCTTCGCCAACGAAATGGCCGACGACCTTCTCAATGAGGCCGTTGTGGCCGCAACCTTTATTGCCAAGTACGCGGCCTTTATCGTCATGAGCGATGTGAAGCCGGAAGTGCATTTCCCTCTGCTTCTGGAACGTTTGAACATTTACACCGACCCTCAGCGCCCCATGACGGCGGAACAAGGGATTTATCCCATCAACAACCCGGACGAGAATTCTCCGGTTCTGGTCACCTGCAACTTTTCGCTCACCTACTTTATCGTGAGCGGCGAGATTGAATCCAGCCGTGTGCCGTCCTGGCTGCTGGTTCAGGATACAGAAGGCCTTTCGGTCATGACCGCCTGGGCTGCCGGAAAATTCAACGGGGAAACGGTGGGCACCTTCGTGCGTAAGTGCGGCATCATGGATAAGGTCAGACACAAATCCATCGTTATTCCCGGCTATGCGGCAGCCATCAGTGGGGAGCTGGAAGAAGAAATTCCAGGTTGGAACGTGGTGGTGGGACCTCGCGAAGCGAGCCACATTACCAAGTTTCTTAAAGAGTTCAAGCCGCAATAA
- a CDS encoding CoA ester lyase, whose protein sequence is MERPIRLRRSILSVPANREKMVRKALSLPADVIMLDLEDSVPVDEKEKARQAVVEALTASGWDGRVRAYRINDMGTPFAYRDLVDVVEKAGPHLDVIVVPKVNDPAEIKAIDYWLTQMERRFGFGNRIGLEASIETAEGMLRVGEIAMSSPRLEALVFGIADYGASLGMPGGGISGHGDAEEDTAGLRWLFPLSRMVMAAKAAGLSAIDAPFGDFRDPKGLARSCALSRSLGYDGKWAIHPDQLEVINGVFTPSEEDVARSRRIVEAYETARARGEGSVAVDGKMVDAASVRVAQVTVRVAEAARRQ, encoded by the coding sequence ATGGAGCGTCCCATTCGATTGCGTCGATCCATTCTTTCGGTGCCGGCGAATCGAGAGAAAATGGTTCGAAAAGCTTTGAGTCTTCCGGCCGATGTTATCATGCTGGATTTGGAAGACAGCGTCCCTGTGGATGAAAAGGAAAAGGCTCGCCAAGCTGTGGTGGAGGCATTGACGGCTTCCGGATGGGACGGTCGCGTTCGCGCTTATCGTATCAATGATATGGGTACGCCTTTTGCCTACAGAGACTTGGTGGATGTGGTGGAGAAGGCGGGCCCTCATCTGGACGTCATCGTTGTTCCCAAAGTGAACGACCCAGCGGAAATCAAAGCCATCGACTATTGGCTCACTCAGATGGAACGCCGTTTCGGTTTTGGCAATCGCATTGGGCTGGAGGCCTCCATTGAAACCGCCGAAGGGATGCTCCGCGTCGGTGAGATCGCTATGAGCTCGCCTCGGTTGGAGGCTCTGGTTTTCGGCATTGCCGACTACGGTGCTTCCCTGGGAATGCCCGGTGGCGGGATCAGCGGCCATGGCGATGCCGAAGAGGATACTGCCGGCCTTCGATGGCTCTTTCCGCTCAGCCGCATGGTCATGGCCGCCAAGGCTGCAGGCCTCTCTGCCATAGACGCTCCTTTTGGAGACTTTCGAGACCCGAAAGGTTTAGCTCGGTCTTGCGCTTTGAGTCGATCCTTAGGCTACGACGGCAAATGGGCCATTCATCCCGATCAACTGGAAGTCATCAACGGGGTTTTTACGCCTTCGGAGGAGGATGTGGCTCGAAGCCGACGCATCGTGGAGGCGTACGAAACGGCGCGGGCTCGAGGTGAAGGGTCTGTGGCCGTGGATGGCAAAATGGTGGATGCCGCTTCCGTTCGTGTCGCTCAGGTGACGGTCAGGGTGGCGGAAGCGGCTCGTCGCCAGTGA
- the ppdK gene encoding pyruvate, phosphate dikinase, which yields MGKRYVYFFGEGKADGSAAMKHLLGGKGANLAEMTNLGIPVPPGFTISTEVCTYFYQNKGVYPPGLEQEVEEALHRLEKIMGRRFGDKEKPLLVSVRSGAAVSMPGMMDTVLNLGLNDETVQGLAQETNDPRFAYDCYRRFLSMYGDVVLGLKAESQDAIDPFEETIDELKKSRGVRFDNELSAEDLKELCERFKELVREKKGKDFPQDPQEQLWGAIGAVFGSWDNPRAIAYRQIHGIPDDMGTAVNVQSMVFGNMGDDCATGVAFTRNPATGENVLYGEYLVNAQGEDVVAGIRTPQPINIRQKTDPDMVSLEEAMPEAYAELERIRRILDRHYRDMQDIEFTIQRGKLWMLQTRTGKRTGFAAFKIAVDMVREGILTPKEALLRVEPNQLNQLLRPIFDARAKEKAVASKAFLAKGLNAGPGAASGRVVFNAVDAERWAERGEKVILVRLETSPDDIRGMHAAQGILTSRGGMTSHAALVARQMGKVCVVGCGDLQIDYKLRQMTVNGRVVKEGDWISVDGSTGEVFLGEIPTKPSEVIQVLLEKTLKPEDSSIFQDYTELMQWADAHRRLGVRTNADQPDQAQTALLFGAEGIGLCRTEHMFFEGDRIHAVREMILAETKEGREKALAELLPMQREDFKGIFRVMKGLPVTIRTLDPPLHEFLPSEEADIQTVANQMGVSVERVRAKIQALHEANPMLGHRGCRLGIVYPEITAMQARAILEAACEVKKEGIDVHPEIMIPLVGHVAELAHQKRVVDEVARQVMDHYGIQVDYVVGTMIEVPRGALTADEIAQEAMFFSFGTNDLTQTVFGISRDDAAKFLHDYLDKKIWDFDPFERIDQEGVGQLMKTGVEKGRATRPDLKVGICGEHGGEPSSVEFCHRIGLNYVSCSPYRVPIARLAAARAAIRES from the coding sequence ATGGGCAAACGTTACGTTTATTTCTTTGGAGAAGGCAAAGCCGATGGTAGTGCCGCCATGAAACATCTGCTGGGAGGCAAGGGCGCCAATTTGGCGGAAATGACCAATTTGGGCATCCCCGTACCTCCCGGGTTCACCATTTCCACGGAAGTGTGCACTTATTTTTACCAAAACAAAGGGGTTTATCCGCCTGGTCTCGAGCAGGAAGTGGAAGAGGCTTTACACCGTTTAGAAAAGATCATGGGAAGACGCTTTGGGGATAAGGAAAAACCTCTTCTGGTCTCTGTGCGATCAGGGGCTGCCGTCAGCATGCCCGGAATGATGGACACCGTCTTGAACCTGGGCCTCAACGATGAAACCGTGCAAGGCTTGGCTCAGGAAACCAACGATCCCAGGTTCGCCTACGACTGTTATCGTCGATTTTTGAGTATGTACGGGGACGTGGTCCTGGGATTGAAGGCGGAAAGTCAGGACGCCATTGATCCTTTTGAAGAAACTATTGATGAACTCAAAAAATCCCGTGGTGTTCGTTTTGACAACGAGCTGAGCGCCGAGGATCTTAAGGAACTATGCGAGCGTTTTAAGGAGCTTGTTCGGGAGAAGAAGGGCAAGGATTTTCCTCAAGATCCACAAGAACAGCTTTGGGGAGCCATCGGCGCCGTTTTCGGATCCTGGGATAACCCAAGGGCCATAGCTTACCGCCAGATTCATGGAATTCCCGACGATATGGGCACAGCCGTTAATGTTCAATCCATGGTTTTTGGAAACATGGGCGACGACTGTGCCACAGGCGTGGCATTTACCCGCAATCCCGCTACGGGTGAAAATGTGCTCTATGGCGAATACCTGGTCAATGCCCAAGGTGAGGACGTGGTGGCGGGCATTCGCACACCCCAGCCCATTAATATTCGCCAGAAGACAGATCCGGACATGGTATCCTTGGAAGAGGCCATGCCTGAGGCTTATGCCGAACTGGAGCGGATTCGTAGGATTCTCGATCGCCATTACCGAGACATGCAGGATATCGAATTCACCATTCAACGTGGCAAACTTTGGATGCTCCAGACCCGTACGGGAAAACGCACCGGATTTGCTGCCTTTAAAATTGCCGTCGACATGGTACGCGAAGGCATCTTGACCCCGAAGGAAGCCCTCCTTCGTGTGGAACCCAATCAATTGAACCAGTTGCTACGCCCTATCTTTGATGCTCGAGCCAAAGAGAAAGCTGTGGCTTCTAAAGCTTTTTTGGCCAAGGGCTTGAATGCCGGCCCTGGAGCCGCCAGCGGCCGTGTGGTTTTCAACGCTGTGGATGCAGAGAGATGGGCCGAGAGGGGAGAAAAGGTCATTTTGGTGCGGCTGGAAACCTCCCCGGATGATATTCGAGGAATGCACGCAGCCCAAGGTATTCTTACCTCCCGAGGAGGGATGACGTCCCATGCGGCCCTGGTGGCCCGCCAAATGGGCAAGGTGTGCGTGGTCGGGTGTGGGGATTTGCAAATTGATTACAAATTGCGGCAGATGACGGTGAACGGCCGCGTGGTCAAGGAAGGCGACTGGATTTCCGTGGACGGATCCACTGGTGAGGTTTTTCTTGGAGAGATTCCCACAAAACCTTCGGAAGTGATTCAGGTCTTATTGGAAAAGACTCTTAAACCCGAAGATTCTTCCATCTTTCAAGACTATACGGAACTCATGCAATGGGCCGACGCTCATCGACGCCTTGGAGTGCGCACCAACGCCGACCAGCCCGATCAGGCCCAAACGGCCCTGCTTTTCGGTGCCGAAGGGATCGGGCTCTGCCGTACGGAGCACATGTTCTTTGAAGGGGATCGAATTCATGCCGTGCGGGAGATGATCCTTGCGGAAACCAAGGAAGGCAGGGAAAAGGCTCTGGCCGAACTCCTACCCATGCAGCGGGAAGATTTCAAGGGCATCTTTCGCGTGATGAAGGGATTACCTGTCACCATACGAACTCTGGATCCCCCGCTTCACGAATTTCTACCCTCCGAAGAGGCCGATATTCAAACCGTAGCGAACCAGATGGGTGTTTCTGTGGAGCGCGTGCGCGCAAAGATTCAGGCTCTTCATGAAGCCAACCCCATGTTGGGGCATCGAGGCTGTCGACTGGGGATTGTTTATCCGGAAATCACTGCCATGCAAGCGCGTGCCATTTTGGAAGCCGCCTGCGAGGTTAAAAAGGAAGGCATTGACGTCCATCCGGAAATCATGATTCCTTTGGTAGGTCATGTGGCCGAATTGGCCCATCAGAAACGCGTGGTGGACGAGGTGGCCCGCCAGGTGATGGACCATTACGGCATTCAGGTGGACTATGTGGTTGGAACCATGATCGAAGTCCCTCGAGGAGCTCTCACAGCGGATGAGATCGCGCAGGAGGCCATGTTCTTTTCCTTCGGCACAAACGATTTAACCCAGACTGTTTTCGGCATCAGTCGAGACGACGCCGCCAAGTTCCTTCACGATTATCTGGACAAAAAGATTTGGGATTTCGATCCTTTTGAACGTATTGACCAGGAAGGTGTGGGCCAGCTAATGAAAACAGGCGTGGAAAAAGGCCGTGCCACACGACCGGATTTGAAGGTTGGCATTTGCGGAGAACATGGAGGCGAACCCTCTTCGGTGGAGTTTTGCCATCGTATCGGTCTCAACTACGTTAGCTGCTCTCCGTATCGTGTGCCCATTGCAAGGCTGGCTGCCGCCCGCGCCGCCATTCGAGAGTCTTGA
- a CDS encoding ATP-binding protein, whose product MDAEAPSALKEQIVRQNNELQILFDISSAIHSSPRLENVLEQSLLAILRTLKLKMGAIYLLKPDAQGRGTMVLAAQHGFSSTLVENIRSFDVGEGWIGTGRLKNPVAWLKREQLFFPALRERMAAENIQEIIRIALFTQKGVLGLLYVANHGALQIRHDRREFLTTIGQQIGVAIENAQLFESVQQAKTELEISFDAIQHSIFLLESSGRILRINETTEKTYGSRENLLGRKYWEVLYQSTEPPSGCPIRECSMTRRPVQKEGPHPRWGGFYRLYAFPVLNLSSQLERIVYYEKDETEARKLEQRLQQTERLQSLGTLAAGIAHEIRNPLATINFNAQMLQRELPLDQNQSQMLSDLVQEVRKIDNIVREVLNFARPREPQFLPANLNDIVRYCHNLSKVHIRKAGIDLTLTLDPSMPDMIMDSDQIGQVVMNLMINAVEAMPQGGRMEVHTRVEEARDRVILSVKDTGVGILPEDEGRIFDPFFTRKAEGTGLGLSICRRILERHGAHMEVESQVGKGSLFRVVFPMTKKRNLPDVESTIN is encoded by the coding sequence GTGGACGCTGAGGCGCCATCCGCGCTCAAGGAACAGATTGTTCGACAGAACAATGAACTGCAGATTCTCTTTGACATCTCTTCCGCTATTCACAGTTCACCTCGCTTGGAGAATGTCCTTGAGCAATCGCTCTTGGCGATTCTGCGCACCCTGAAGCTTAAGATGGGAGCCATCTACCTTCTAAAGCCTGACGCTCAGGGCCGTGGAACCATGGTCTTGGCCGCTCAGCACGGGTTCTCATCGACTCTCGTGGAAAACATTCGTTCCTTTGACGTAGGCGAGGGTTGGATCGGTACCGGCCGCCTCAAAAATCCCGTCGCTTGGCTTAAAAGGGAGCAGCTCTTTTTTCCGGCCTTAAGGGAGAGAATGGCCGCTGAAAATATTCAGGAGATTATACGCATCGCTCTTTTTACTCAAAAAGGCGTTCTTGGCCTTCTTTACGTGGCCAATCACGGGGCCTTGCAGATTCGCCATGATCGCCGAGAGTTTCTCACCACCATCGGCCAACAGATCGGTGTGGCCATCGAAAACGCACAACTTTTTGAATCCGTCCAACAGGCAAAAACGGAGCTGGAAATAAGCTTCGATGCCATTCAACACAGCATCTTTCTGCTGGAGTCTTCCGGGCGCATTCTTCGAATCAATGAAACCACGGAAAAAACTTACGGATCCAGAGAGAATCTACTGGGCAGGAAATACTGGGAAGTTCTTTATCAAAGCACGGAACCGCCCAGCGGATGTCCTATTCGCGAATGTTCGATGACCCGTAGGCCGGTGCAAAAGGAAGGACCTCATCCCCGTTGGGGAGGGTTCTATCGGTTGTATGCCTTTCCTGTTCTGAACCTGTCTTCTCAGCTGGAACGCATCGTTTATTATGAAAAAGACGAAACGGAAGCGCGAAAACTGGAACAGCGCCTGCAGCAGACAGAAAGGTTGCAATCTCTGGGAACCCTGGCCGCCGGCATCGCCCACGAGATTCGCAATCCCTTGGCGACTATCAACTTCAATGCCCAGATGCTTCAGCGGGAATTGCCTTTGGACCAGAATCAATCCCAAATGCTTTCGGACCTGGTTCAAGAAGTGCGAAAGATCGACAACATCGTGCGAGAAGTTCTCAATTTTGCCAGGCCTCGAGAACCCCAGTTCTTGCCTGCCAACCTGAACGATATTGTACGCTATTGCCACAACCTGTCCAAGGTGCACATTCGCAAGGCTGGCATCGATCTTACCTTGACTCTCGACCCCTCCATGCCCGACATGATCATGGATTCCGACCAGATCGGGCAGGTGGTGATGAATCTGATGATCAATGCCGTGGAAGCCATGCCGCAAGGGGGACGTATGGAAGTCCACACTCGAGTGGAAGAAGCTCGGGATCGAGTCATCCTCAGCGTGAAGGACACGGGTGTGGGGATCCTGCCGGAAGACGAGGGAAGGATTTTTGATCCCTTTTTCACTCGAAAGGCGGAAGGGACGGGCCTGGGGTTGAGCATTTGTCGAAGAATTTTGGAGCGTCATGGAGCCCACATGGAAGTGGAATCCCAGGTAGGTAAGGGAAGCTTGTTCCGTGTTGTGTTTCCCATGACGAAAAAGAGGAACCTGCCGGACGTGGAAAGCACCATCAACTAA
- the acsB gene encoding acetyl-CoA decarbonylase/synthase complex subunit alpha/beta, translated as MSRLVAFAAIQGAYNIVSKVEGKFKEAMDKYGPNQPLGFPNTAYYLPIIYSILGIKVEKLADAEPVLERCKKLLPPHIKGRIHTPYLGGTLDAGMAAILAEEIFEAIRYVEDPDFYQPVEDPDVEAGKLWVGAADDVIMRKRGIEFVDGSAPGFAAIVGAAPDPETAKMIAEEYQRKNLYVFMCANQAGTTFTQQLVEAGVQIGWSTRLVPFGPDISAAVFALGFANRAAMAFGGVQPGDYRKILLYNKDRIFAFVNALGEVNAEWAANAAGAINWGFPTIADTDIPEILPTGICTYEHVVSSVPHSQICSKSIEVRGLKVTITEVPVPVSYGPAFEGERVRKEDVYLECGGGKTPCFELVRIAEMDAVEDGKVEVIGPDIKDVQPGSRLPLGVIVEVAGRKMQEDYEPILERQIHHLINYAQGVMHIGQRDIAWYRIGKGAVEKGFTLEHIGKILHAKFHQDFGAIFDKCQVKIYTDEAKVKELMPMAQQMYRTRDERIEGMTDETTEIYYSCTLCQSFAPTHVCVISPERTGLCGAYNWLDCKASFEINPTGPNQPINKGETLDARYGNWKGVNEFVERASRGAISSYNFYSVVYDPMTTCGCCECIAAVLPICNGIMTVNRDYQGMTPCGMKFTTLAGTIGGGNVTPGFVGHSKYNITQRKFIAGDGGIKRLVWMPKMLKEEIRERLIKRGEEIGIPNFIDMIATEEQGVTEDEILPFLQQVGHPALEMEPILG; from the coding sequence ATGTCTCGGTTGGTGGCCTTTGCGGCGATTCAAGGTGCGTACAATATTGTTTCCAAGGTAGAGGGCAAGTTCAAGGAGGCCATGGATAAATACGGCCCGAACCAGCCTCTGGGATTTCCAAACACGGCCTATTATCTGCCTATCATTTATTCCATCTTGGGCATCAAGGTGGAAAAACTGGCGGATGCGGAGCCCGTGTTGGAGCGGTGCAAGAAACTGCTTCCTCCTCACATCAAGGGAAGGATTCACACACCCTACTTGGGTGGAACTTTGGATGCGGGAATGGCGGCGATCTTGGCCGAAGAAATTTTTGAAGCCATCCGCTACGTGGAAGATCCTGACTTTTATCAGCCGGTCGAAGATCCCGATGTGGAAGCCGGAAAGCTATGGGTCGGTGCTGCAGATGATGTCATCATGCGGAAACGCGGCATCGAATTCGTGGACGGGAGTGCCCCTGGATTTGCGGCCATTGTGGGGGCGGCACCCGATCCCGAAACGGCCAAGATGATTGCCGAAGAGTACCAAAGAAAGAACCTTTATGTGTTCATGTGTGCCAACCAGGCGGGCACGACTTTTACACAGCAGTTGGTGGAAGCGGGAGTCCAGATTGGATGGTCTACACGTCTGGTGCCTTTTGGTCCGGATATTTCCGCAGCTGTCTTTGCGTTGGGGTTTGCCAACCGTGCGGCCATGGCCTTTGGGGGTGTCCAACCCGGGGATTACCGCAAGATCCTTTTGTACAACAAAGACCGAATCTTCGCCTTTGTCAACGCGTTGGGTGAAGTGAATGCGGAATGGGCCGCCAACGCCGCCGGTGCCATCAACTGGGGGTTCCCGACCATTGCGGATACGGACATTCCCGAAATCCTGCCGACCGGTATTTGTACCTACGAGCACGTGGTGTCCAGCGTGCCGCACAGTCAGATTTGCTCCAAATCCATCGAAGTGCGCGGCCTGAAGGTCACGATTACGGAAGTTCCTGTGCCTGTGTCCTATGGTCCGGCCTTTGAGGGTGAGCGTGTTCGAAAGGAAGATGTGTATCTGGAGTGTGGCGGCGGCAAGACGCCGTGCTTTGAGCTGGTGCGGATCGCCGAAATGGACGCCGTTGAAGACGGGAAGGTGGAAGTGATCGGTCCGGACATCAAAGACGTCCAGCCTGGAAGTCGCCTCCCCTTGGGCGTCATCGTGGAAGTGGCGGGACGTAAGATGCAAGAAGATTACGAACCCATCTTGGAACGCCAAATCCACCATTTGATCAACTACGCTCAGGGCGTCATGCATATCGGGCAGCGTGACATTGCCTGGTACCGCATCGGCAAGGGCGCCGTGGAAAAAGGTTTTACGCTCGAGCACATTGGAAAGATTCTCCATGCCAAATTCCATCAGGATTTTGGTGCCATTTTTGACAAGTGCCAGGTGAAGATTTACACCGACGAGGCCAAAGTCAAAGAATTGATGCCTATGGCGCAACAGATGTACCGTACGCGCGATGAGCGTATCGAAGGTATGACGGACGAGACGACCGAGATTTATTATTCCTGCACCTTGTGCCAGTCCTTTGCTCCCACCCATGTGTGCGTCATCAGTCCAGAGCGCACGGGTCTCTGCGGCGCCTACAACTGGTTGGACTGCAAGGCATCCTTTGAAATCAACCCCACAGGGCCGAACCAACCCATTAACAAGGGGGAAACCTTGGATGCTCGATACGGCAACTGGAAGGGTGTGAATGAGTTCGTGGAAAGGGCCTCCCGTGGTGCGATATCCAGCTACAATTTCTACAGCGTGGTCTATGATCCGATGACCACTTGCGGCTGCTGTGAATGCATCGCCGCGGTCCTTCCCATTTGCAACGGTATCATGACCGTGAACCGTGACTATCAGGGAATGACCCCCTGCGGCATGAAGTTCACCACCCTGGCCGGAACCATCGGCGGTGGGAATGTGACGCCTGGATTTGTGGGCCATAGCAAGTACAACATCACGCAGCGGAAATTCATTGCCGGTGACGGTGGTATCAAGCGCCTGGTGTGGATGCCCAAGATGCTGAAAGAGGAAATCCGTGAACGTCTGATCAAGCGCGGTGAAGAGATCGGCATTCCGAACTTCATCGATATGATCGCCACGGAAGAACAAGGTGTCACCGAAGACGAAATCCTGCCGTTCCTCCAGCAAGTGGGCCACCCGGCGCTGGAAATGGAACCGATTCTCGGATGA
- a CDS encoding dihydropteroate synthase → MKLIGENLNIMSKKYGKALKERDAKTLQELAIQEAQAGMDYIDLNIGPAGKTGEELMSWLVPVIHEVVDLPLALDTSNIKAIEAGLKAHKKCPAMINSIMVRPERMDALLPLAKEYEAEFIGLLWGPDGMPRDENERGVLCAEILFRATEMGIPPERIYIDPIQTPVNVQQNQIMSALNFMKMFPDMAPGCNSTIGLSNVSNGAPEHLRPILNQVMLILWKRWGMKSAIVDTFDYELHKIARGQRPELEALVAKVEDGEEIDMASLSKEEKDFVKTARVILGHTLYSDSWLEV, encoded by the coding sequence ATGAAGCTTATCGGCGAGAACCTTAATATCATGAGCAAAAAGTACGGCAAGGCCCTCAAGGAGCGCGACGCCAAGACCTTGCAGGAATTGGCGATCCAGGAGGCCCAGGCCGGTATGGATTACATTGATTTAAATATCGGCCCCGCGGGTAAGACCGGTGAAGAACTGATGTCCTGGCTTGTGCCCGTGATTCACGAAGTCGTCGACCTGCCTCTTGCCTTGGACACCTCCAATATCAAAGCCATCGAAGCAGGGCTTAAGGCCCATAAAAAATGTCCGGCCATGATCAATTCGATAATGGTGCGCCCGGAACGCATGGACGCTCTTTTGCCCTTGGCAAAAGAATACGAAGCCGAATTTATTGGCCTTCTCTGGGGCCCCGACGGGATGCCGCGTGACGAAAATGAACGGGGTGTCTTGTGTGCCGAAATTTTATTCCGTGCCACCGAAATGGGCATTCCTCCTGAACGCATTTACATTGACCCCATTCAGACACCGGTCAATGTGCAGCAAAACCAGATCATGAGCGCCTTAAACTTTATGAAGATGTTCCCCGATATGGCGCCGGGCTGCAACAGCACCATCGGACTTTCCAACGTGTCCAACGGCGCCCCCGAGCACCTGCGTCCCATATTGAACCAGGTGATGCTCATTTTGTGGAAACGTTGGGGCATGAAATCAGCCATTGTGGACACCTTTGACTATGAGCTTCATAAGATCGCGCGCGGCCAAAGACCCGAACTGGAGGCTCTGGTCGCTAAGGTGGAAGACGGTGAAGAAATCGACATGGCCTCTCTGAGCAAGGAAGAAAAAGATTTCGTCAAGACGGCTCGTGTCATCCTCGGCCATACCCTTTATTCCGACTCGTGGCTTGAGGTATAA